The sequence below is a genomic window from Ipomoea triloba cultivar NCNSP0323 chromosome 2, ASM357664v1.
CATTTCAGATACATGCATCCCTATTAATTACATCCCAGTTTTTTAATAACCTAGGTTTCCTTGACTTCATCCAACTCTATCCAAGATTTGATTAACCTGCCCCAAGCCTATAGGAGgtaaattgaataaattaacattctaaatttctaatcaTCATCGATTATCACTTCTATGTAATAAGATGAGGATTAAATTTCCGTACTAATTATTatccgtattatatatatataaattttattcattaaaacaaataataatgataataataataataataataataataataatacagtagTATATAACGAGTTGAGAATTGAATAACAAAGTCAACCCAGTTACACTTGTATTAGCCCagtcaaaaataaaagcaaaaccaaacaaaaaatcaCAGAAAAGTCAAAACGAAGGGTATACCCATGATCCCCTAGCTACTATAAGAAGGGATCTCCATAAATAGATGGCAATCTCCAATTATGAAATTGTTCACAAAGTATCACAAAGCTGCCCTTTGCTCAATTTGCTATTATACACTCAACCAATGGCTAATCATCTTGAGTTTCTAAACTTCGGTTGCTTCTTAACTCACAACAATCCCCCTAAAGATTCTAAGCCAAAAACATTACTTCTTCCCCGTTACAGTGTTAAATTGGCGAGACAAGTTCGATGTCAAACAAGTAATGACAAAATTACTAGGCGTTCCGCAAACTACCAGCCTAGTTCTTGGAATTACGATGATTTGGTGAACATTACAACCAATGATTTCGAGGTATATAGTTTTACCTtatgttttcttaattttatttcctaTTGGAGTGTTTGAAAAATGGATTATCAACCAAAATCCAGCATGCTTGACAATAATTTAACTTGTTTGActaatcaaacaactaatatgaGTGTTGGCTAAACGACTTTTTGGCTTAGCTTATTGATGTGAATAAGctggagaatttttttttttttttagtttgagtagCTTATTGATATCATTTTATTGTATTTCTGATCTGTTTTAGAAATGTAATTTATCTTTACTAGTTGTTGGTTATTGTagtgtttatatttattcaaatttttttcaaatttatatttttaatatcataAATGCTTAGAGCTAGATATTTGAATTCACTCCTAACCCAagacacttatatatatatatttaaacaactctttttctttttgttttccctCATCCAATCCAATCCATGACGAATAATAGAAGTATAATTCCCTACATCTATACTTAGCATTTCCCATACATTAAATCACTATTTGTTTGTGCATACAAGGCATTAAATAATGGCGTTTAATGTATTCGAAGGTAAAAATGAttctaaatgtatattattatgttattagtTGGGAATTGAAGAAGAGGTTAGACAGAAGTTGGAGGGAGAAGTGAGATACGTGCTTGATGAGGGGAAATTGGAAGTGGTAGCCTTGCTTGAGTTGATTGATGATATTCGTCGTTTAGGGCTAGGCTACAAATTCAAAGAAAGTAGCAGTAGAGCACTGGCTAAATTAAGGATGTCTCAAGGACAAGAAGCTACAAACACGAACCTCCATTCTTGTTCTTTGTATTTTAGATTGCTGAGAGAGCATGGTTTTGACATTTCTCCAGGTAAATAtgcattttattatattaattgaagcatgtgctccatctcaactaaaagtctaaacttatagttgaattgcatattatatttgggatgactctgataccaaattgaagcatgtgttccatctcaattaaaaggcTAAGCttatagttggattgcacatttatttttatatattatatgctcaacaatatTATTCCctagatggtctcacacaagtttttgactGCGTGGACATAATTGTGCATGCGGTATGCCTCTTACATCATAATTTCCGGGCAGATGTTTTTGAACAATTCATGGACAACATTGCTGATGAAGAAGTCCGTGGGTTGTTGAGTTTGTACGAAGCTTCGTTTCTGGGATATGAAGGTGAGAAGATATTAGAAGAGGCCAGAGAAGTCACAAGTATGCATCTAAAGAGCATTAAGGATAGGATTGATCCAAGAAGTGCAGAAGAAGTGAACCATGCATTGGAGCTTCCATTTCACCGAAGAGTGGAAAGGGTAGAGGCAAGGCGGAGCATCCAATCCTACTCCAAATCGGGAGAAATAAATCAAGCCTTGTTAACACTCGCAAAGATTGATTTCAACACCGTTCAAGCTGTGTATCAAACAGATCTACAACATCTTACAAAGTAAATGTAACTACTATATATTATTGCAAACATtgattaatttttcttaattattaataattttgtgtgcaatatatataatggccGGATTCTAGGTGGTGGAAAGATACAACGTTAGCAGACAAGTTGAGCTTTGCTAGGAACAGACTAATGGAGAGCTTCTTTTGGGCAATTGGAATGTGTTA
It includes:
- the LOC116010102 gene encoding isoprene synthase, chloroplastic-like, encoding MANHLEFLNFGCFLTHNNPPKDSKPKTLLLPRYSVKLARQVRCQTSNDKITRRSANYQPSSWNYDDLVNITTNDFELGIEEEVRQKLEGEVRYVLDEGKLEVVALLELIDDIRRLGLGYKFKESSSRALAKLRMSQGQEATNTNLHSCSLYFRLLREHGFDISPDVFEQFMDNIADEEVRGLLSLYEASFLGYEGEKILEEAREVTSMHLKSIKDRIDPRSAEEVNHALELPFHRRVERVEARRSIQSYSKSGEINQALLTLAKIDFNTVQAVYQTDLQHLTKWWKDTTLADKLSFARNRLMESFFWAIGMCYDPQNSKCREAVTKTFNLVTVLDDVYDVYGSLDELEIFTAAVERWGVDVIEDLPDYMKLCYLSLFNTINDLAYDTLKEKGVTVIPIMKKMWADLLKAFLQEAQWMYNKYTPTFDEYLNNARFSVSGCVMLVHSYFTTQNITKEAIDSLEKYHDLLIWPSIVFRLANDLSSSKAEIERGETVNSITCYMKESGLSEEQAREHIDKLIDECFKKMNKQLVASNSPFEKSLTETAINLARIALCQYQYGDAHSDPDVRARNQIASIIISPVD